Proteins co-encoded in one Nonlabens agnitus genomic window:
- a CDS encoding PAS domain-containing protein, whose protein sequence is MVNDLKQSTFPYEELMTSTCLICMVVSNDSELIQANEEFFNVLGYHESYFDDHTILDITGSNDNWPDLKVKDGSKRERLSTTVKFYNDSGVPVYLKCNFGFREDRVYIAGVDVSMDIYLQQHNTTISHVANLGTWTYIPAQDKFHYNGFFKELFDLTDEQVLDTKVMYDAVHEDSLPIIDEALEKLYFNHEPYDVEIKLVLGKDEKEVWLRIIAAPEIYKGEVTIIQGVTQNITPYKELNIALEETKKNQELALRAINSGYFSFNLVTEEKRYSDSFMARSNFPEDMTREKFFKLVHPEDRDAALAQHKREIKEEGEFYFNAFRVGNEQGIYRHYEIHGFKVFNSDGEPIKLVANLIDVEDKYKLSEMEDKHRYHLRTMLDNTFVRSILLDKDSRIIGLDAKTKKILMDRLGYNPILKKSLFSEILSSFDLLKFNIIDRVLKKGQEYRNELYIDLFENSSTCYDALCKPILNYSQKVDGYVFYFFDLTNRVRLQEEVKSFQHKLITAHHFKNNVLAQITNNQRLPFDKLLAVTQGIFQEEVIYKTDNNLSEGQIRGGEELMGSLDEIINNKDSESLFFSSQKPVDLALLLQNMNTDSINKAKQEEIDFTFNNFEKLVLVNADPVFLRQSLANLLDLFFKICDREIVMIKSRINNDRAEVILYTVLTKQVYLIVEHVLNTHNASEESDTSSFKALGEGVPFAMKYLEGIKGKVEIQSNESSKAEFVLSLPLHH, encoded by the coding sequence ATGGTTAATGACCTGAAGCAAAGCACCTTTCCCTATGAAGAATTAATGACCAGCACCTGCTTGATATGTATGGTGGTGAGTAACGATTCTGAGCTTATTCAGGCAAATGAAGAGTTTTTCAATGTTTTAGGATATCATGAGTCCTACTTTGATGATCATACGATCCTAGATATAACGGGATCAAACGACAACTGGCCTGATCTTAAGGTAAAAGATGGCTCTAAAAGAGAGCGACTATCAACTACTGTAAAATTTTACAACGATTCAGGAGTGCCCGTATATTTAAAGTGCAATTTTGGCTTTAGAGAGGATCGCGTCTATATCGCTGGTGTTGATGTTAGTATGGACATCTATTTACAACAGCACAATACCACGATCAGTCACGTGGCCAATTTAGGCACATGGACTTACATACCAGCTCAAGACAAATTTCACTACAATGGTTTTTTTAAAGAATTGTTTGATCTAACAGACGAACAGGTATTAGATACTAAGGTCATGTATGATGCGGTACATGAGGATAGTTTGCCAATCATTGATGAGGCTCTTGAAAAATTATACTTCAATCATGAGCCTTATGATGTAGAAATAAAACTCGTCCTAGGAAAGGATGAAAAAGAAGTCTGGTTAAGAATAATAGCGGCTCCAGAAATATATAAAGGAGAAGTAACAATAATTCAAGGCGTTACTCAAAATATTACTCCTTATAAAGAACTCAATATTGCACTTGAAGAAACTAAGAAGAATCAAGAACTCGCTTTACGAGCCATTAATTCAGGATATTTTAGTTTCAATTTAGTTACTGAAGAAAAACGATACAGCGATTCCTTCATGGCAAGGTCTAATTTCCCTGAAGATATGACTAGGGAAAAATTCTTCAAGCTGGTACATCCAGAAGATAGAGACGCCGCTCTAGCTCAACATAAGAGAGAAATAAAAGAAGAAGGTGAATTCTATTTCAACGCTTTTAGAGTAGGTAATGAACAAGGGATCTATCGACATTATGAAATACATGGCTTCAAGGTCTTTAACAGTGACGGCGAGCCCATAAAACTTGTAGCTAATCTGATCGATGTTGAGGATAAGTACAAGCTTTCAGAAATGGAAGACAAGCATAGGTATCACCTGCGCACCATGCTTGACAACACTTTTGTACGAAGTATACTTCTAGACAAAGATTCTAGAATCATAGGACTGGACGCAAAGACCAAGAAAATTTTGATGGATCGATTAGGTTATAATCCTATTCTTAAAAAATCTCTGTTCTCTGAAATTCTTTCCAGTTTTGATCTGTTGAAATTCAACATCATCGATCGTGTATTGAAAAAAGGTCAGGAATACAGAAATGAATTATACATCGATCTTTTTGAAAATAGCAGTACTTGCTATGATGCATTGTGCAAGCCCATTCTAAACTATTCACAAAAAGTGGATGGGTACGTGTTTTACTTCTTTGATCTTACCAATAGAGTGCGTTTACAAGAAGAAGTAAAATCATTCCAGCACAAACTGATAACAGCACATCATTTTAAAAATAATGTGCTAGCACAAATAACTAACAACCAGCGATTGCCTTTTGACAAACTTCTGGCTGTTACCCAAGGGATTTTTCAAGAAGAGGTCATTTACAAAACGGATAACAACCTGTCCGAAGGACAAATCAGAGGTGGCGAGGAACTCATGGGATCCTTAGATGAAATCATAAATAATAAGGATTCTGAAAGTTTGTTCTTTTCCTCTCAAAAACCGGTTGATCTGGCATTGTTGCTACAAAATATGAATACGGACAGTATCAATAAGGCAAAGCAGGAAGAAATTGATTTCACCTTTAATAATTTTGAAAAACTAGTTTTAGTAAATGCAGATCCTGTTTTTTTAAGACAGTCTCTAGCAAATTTGTTAGATCTTTTCTTCAAAATTTGTGATAGGGAAATCGTAATGATAAAATCCAGAATCAATAATGATAGGGCAGAGGTTATTCTTTATACTGTTTTAACAAAACAAGTCTATTTAATCGTTGAACATGTTTTGAATACCCACAATGCTAGTGAAGAAAGTGATACTAGTAGCTTCAAGGCATTAGGCGAAGGAGTTCCTTTTGCCATGAAATATTTAGAGGGAATTAAGGGAAAAGTAGAAATTCAATCTAATGAAAGTTCTAAGGCAGAATTCGTTCTCTCGCTTCCTTTACATCATTAA
- a CDS encoding sugar nucleotide-binding protein, whose protein sequence is MNRILIIGGSGFVGNAIYKELAPLYDVHATYLSDKSEFRNNQHFHEFDMETDMVEILLDKLKPKYIISAVRGNENSQLYLHDQLITYIMNNDCRLLFLSSANVFDRFTNFPSYEYDKTFSESIYGRLKIKIENRLLRLPPDKYVICRIPMIFGAQSPRVKELKVQIQNDIPIEVFPNVVINAAHIDKLAQQIHYLINRRRRGIFHLGSKDLIHHSDLIKEICDELSDKKPVFKNVFDSNEDRQLSVLPKDNLLPKHLQLTIEEVVSRTTV, encoded by the coding sequence TTGAATAGAATATTGATCATAGGCGGTAGCGGTTTTGTAGGCAATGCGATCTATAAAGAGCTAGCGCCATTGTATGATGTGCATGCGACGTACTTAAGCGACAAATCTGAATTTAGAAACAACCAGCATTTCCATGAATTTGACATGGAGACTGATATGGTTGAGATCCTGCTGGACAAACTCAAGCCTAAATACATCATAAGTGCTGTAAGAGGTAATGAAAACAGTCAATTGTATCTACACGATCAATTGATTACCTATATCATGAACAATGATTGCCGATTGCTGTTTCTTTCTAGCGCCAACGTTTTTGACCGCTTTACAAATTTCCCCAGCTATGAATACGATAAGACTTTTTCAGAGAGTATTTATGGTAGGCTTAAAATCAAGATCGAAAACAGGCTACTCAGGCTGCCTCCAGATAAATATGTGATTTGCCGCATACCGATGATTTTTGGTGCTCAAAGTCCGCGAGTTAAGGAACTCAAAGTACAAATTCAAAACGATATTCCTATTGAGGTTTTTCCCAATGTCGTGATAAACGCCGCTCATATTGACAAGCTGGCGCAGCAAATACATTACTTGATTAATAGAAGAAGGCGCGGAATTTTCCACCTAGGTAGTAAAGACTTAATCCATCACAGTGATTTGATTAAAGAGATTTGTGACGAATTGAGCGATAAGAAACCCGTTTTCAAAAATGTGTTTGACAGCAATGAAGACCGACAATTGTCTGTATTGCCTAAAGATAACTTGTTACCTAAACACTTGCAGCTAACTATTGAAGAAGTGGTGTCAAGAACCACTGTTTAA
- a CDS encoding DUF2452 domain-containing protein, whose product MSEKKKPDAVVYDEESGTYNAALLPYASGVGAPKISTPDITSWKQNNISKVNHEIKSQFDQLKAQYDAMTKKFNDNQLVYGAKFSFEPIVGETYHLYQNNDGHFLSVIAPNECRWDHVGTYRLSSEKLWEEID is encoded by the coding sequence ATGAGTGAGAAAAAAAAGCCAGACGCCGTTGTATATGATGAAGAATCTGGAACCTATAATGCTGCCTTGTTGCCCTATGCCAGCGGTGTAGGTGCTCCTAAGATTTCTACTCCAGACATCACCTCGTGGAAGCAGAATAATATCTCTAAAGTCAACCACGAGATCAAATCGCAGTTTGACCAACTAAAGGCGCAGTATGATGCGATGACTAAAAAGTTTAACGACAACCAGTTGGTTTACGGTGCAAAATTCTCTTTTGAACCTATCGTGGGCGAGACATATCACTTGTATCAAAATAACGACGGCCACTTTCTATCGGTCATCGCACCTAATGAATGTCGCTGGGATCATGTGGGCACCTATCGCCTATCCTCAGAAAAATTATGGGAAGAGATCGATTGA
- a CDS encoding BlaI/MecI/CopY family transcriptional regulator: MKTLTQAEEEIMQILWKLDEANVAAIIDQMPDPKPAYNTVSTITRILESKKFVGYRKEGRGHIYFPIVSKDAYSRATAGKLASNYFKGSYKSMVSFFMEQEKLSVQDLEDILKEINKKEE; encoded by the coding sequence ATGAAAACACTTACCCAAGCCGAAGAAGAGATCATGCAGATCTTGTGGAAACTCGATGAGGCTAATGTTGCCGCTATTATCGACCAGATGCCAGACCCTAAACCTGCCTACAATACGGTTTCTACCATCACTCGCATCCTGGAAAGTAAAAAGTTTGTGGGCTATCGCAAGGAAGGTCGCGGTCACATCTACTTCCCTATCGTGAGTAAAGATGCGTACTCCAGAGCCACCGCTGGGAAACTTGCCAGCAATTATTTTAAAGGCTCCTATAAAAGTATGGTGTCCTTCTTCATGGAGCAGGAAAAATTAAGCGTTCAGGATCTGGAGGACATCTTGAAGGAAATCAATAAAAAGGAAGAATAA
- a CDS encoding NAD(P)H-hydrate dehydratase: MKILTAAQLAEADQATLKSQNISSTDLMERVSTLVFNKIHERLNGAPVPVKIFCGIGNNGGDGLAIARHMIQHGYHVTTYVTNCSKKRSKDFLVNYDKVKEVTKDWPILLDCEEDIPEISPKDIVIDAIFGIGLNRPVKGWMASLFNRTNDSGAFTVSIDMPSGLFSDTAQPADSAVIQADHTFTFNSPKLSFFLEDTGNYTGTFEVLNIGLDPTFIHQADPAAMLITRESAQNIYRPRKKFSHKGDYGHVLVMAGSKGKIGAAVLASTAAINSGAGKVTAYVPSCGNDILQSSVPEVMTIADSGVDQLNDFKTELEKYILCVGPGIGTSDEVVSAFAKAIKLQSSPVLIDADGINILAANIELLKDVPAKSILTPHDGELERLLGGWDSSMERLDKAREFSMQHDVILVLKGAHSITVYKDHMYINDSGNAGMATAGSGDVLSGIISSFMAQSYDPLMAAVFGAYIHGASGDIAAQTYAHEGLRAGIISNFVGPAILQLFRQENK; encoded by the coding sequence ATGAAAATTCTTACCGCTGCACAACTCGCAGAAGCTGATCAGGCTACCCTCAAATCCCAGAACATTTCAAGTACAGATCTTATGGAGCGTGTGTCCACGCTGGTATTCAATAAGATTCACGAGCGATTGAATGGAGCGCCAGTGCCGGTAAAGATTTTTTGTGGTATCGGGAATAATGGTGGTGATGGACTTGCCATAGCGCGCCACATGATACAGCATGGTTATCATGTGACCACCTATGTAACCAACTGCAGCAAGAAACGTTCTAAGGATTTTTTGGTCAATTATGACAAGGTTAAAGAGGTCACTAAGGACTGGCCCATTTTGCTGGATTGCGAGGAAGACATTCCCGAAATAAGCCCTAAAGATATTGTGATCGACGCCATTTTTGGAATAGGCCTTAACCGACCCGTAAAAGGCTGGATGGCGAGTCTATTCAACCGCACCAATGATTCTGGTGCGTTTACGGTAAGTATTGATATGCCTAGCGGTTTATTTTCTGATACGGCACAGCCGGCAGATTCTGCCGTGATTCAAGCAGATCATACGTTTACCTTCAACAGTCCTAAGCTGAGTTTCTTTTTGGAGGATACGGGTAATTACACCGGCACTTTTGAAGTGCTCAACATAGGTTTGGATCCTACATTTATCCATCAGGCAGATCCTGCAGCCATGTTGATCACGCGCGAGTCTGCACAAAACATCTATCGACCACGTAAGAAGTTTTCACACAAAGGAGATTATGGTCATGTGCTTGTAATGGCAGGCAGCAAAGGAAAAATAGGCGCTGCCGTGCTGGCATCAACAGCAGCCATCAATAGTGGCGCTGGAAAGGTGACGGCATACGTGCCTTCTTGTGGTAATGACATCCTGCAATCTTCAGTTCCAGAAGTCATGACCATTGCAGATTCTGGCGTGGATCAATTGAACGATTTCAAAACAGAACTAGAGAAATATATCTTATGTGTAGGTCCTGGGATAGGGACAAGTGATGAGGTGGTTTCCGCTTTCGCGAAAGCGATTAAACTTCAATCCTCACCAGTCCTCATTGACGCCGATGGTATTAATATACTTGCTGCAAATATCGAATTACTAAAGGATGTGCCGGCCAAATCCATTTTGACACCTCATGATGGTGAACTAGAACGACTGTTGGGCGGTTGGGATTCCAGTATGGAACGATTGGACAAGGCGCGAGAATTTTCAATGCAACACGATGTGATTCTAGTCCTTAAAGGTGCGCATAGCATAACCGTTTATAAGGATCATATGTACATTAATGATTCTGGTAATGCTGGTATGGCAACCGCCGGTAGCGGTGATGTTCTTTCTGGGATCATCAGTTCCTTTATGGCCCAAAGTTATGATCCATTGATGGCGGCCGTTTTTGGCGCGTATATTCATGGTGCATCTGGTGACATCGCAGCGCAAACGTATGCTCATGAAGGGTTGCGTGCTGGAATTATTTCCAATTTTGTTGGGCCAGCTATTTTGCAATTATTTAGACAGGAAAATAAATAA
- a CDS encoding 1,4-dihydroxy-2-naphthoyl-CoA synthase, translated as MSTINWKTAKEYKDLTYKKADGVARIAFNRPEVRNAFRPQTVSELIDAFYDAQEDLSIGVVILTGEGPSPKDGGWAFCSGGDQNARGKDGYKDSAGTGRLNILEVQRMIRFMPKVVICAVPGWAVGGGHSLHVVCDMTIASKEHAIFKQTDLDVASVDAGYGSAYLAKMVGQKKAREIFFLGRNYNAQEAMEMGMVNAVVPHKELDQTAYKWAQEIMEKSPTAIKMAKFAMNATDDGMVGQQVFAGEMTRLIYMTDEAKEGRDAFLEKRKPNFGGNKWLP; from the coding sequence ATGAGCACGATCAACTGGAAAACAGCCAAGGAATATAAAGATCTCACCTACAAAAAAGCCGATGGTGTAGCGCGGATAGCGTTCAATAGACCAGAGGTGCGCAATGCCTTTAGGCCACAAACCGTTAGCGAACTCATTGACGCGTTCTATGATGCGCAGGAAGATCTTTCCATAGGTGTGGTAATCCTGACCGGTGAAGGACCTAGCCCCAAGGATGGCGGTTGGGCCTTTTGTAGTGGAGGCGATCAAAACGCTCGCGGTAAGGATGGTTATAAAGACAGTGCCGGTACCGGCAGGTTGAATATTCTAGAGGTGCAGCGCATGATTAGATTCATGCCTAAAGTGGTGATTTGTGCCGTGCCTGGATGGGCCGTAGGTGGTGGACACAGTTTGCATGTGGTTTGTGACATGACTATTGCTAGTAAGGAACATGCGATTTTCAAACAAACAGACTTAGACGTTGCCAGTGTTGATGCAGGTTATGGTAGCGCCTATCTAGCAAAAATGGTAGGTCAAAAAAAGGCTCGCGAGATCTTTTTCTTGGGACGTAACTATAACGCTCAAGAAGCTATGGAAATGGGAATGGTCAATGCGGTTGTACCGCACAAAGAGCTGGATCAAACCGCCTATAAATGGGCTCAAGAAATCATGGAAAAATCCCCTACAGCAATAAAAATGGCCAAGTTTGCCATGAATGCTACTGATGATGGAATGGTTGGGCAACAGGTTTTTGCAGGAGAAATGACTCGATTGATTTATATGACAGATGAAGCCAAAGAAGGCCGTGATGCCTTTTTAGAGAAGCGCAAGCCGAATTTTGGTGGCAATAAGTGGTTGCCATAA
- a CDS encoding ATP-dependent Clp protease ATP-binding subunit, whose translation MDDNFSPRVKDVIAYSKEEALRLGHDFIGTEHLMLGLLRDGDGKAIEILNNLSVDLDHLRKKVEILSPANPGSSTTINEKKNLHLTRQAERALKTTFLEAKLFQSTSINTAHLLLCILRNENDPTTKLLNKLRVDYDGVKEEFKVLLSQSDDNYEDPLASSFSDDAEDMKDDGKENLFSPSGDKKTNKKSKTPVLDNFGRDLTRMAEEDKLDPVVGRAEEIQRVSQILSRRKKNNPLLIGEPGVGKSAIAEGLALRIIQRKVSRILYDKRVITLDLASLVAGTKYRGQFEERMKAVMNELEKNEDIILFIDEIHTIVGAGGAAGSLDASNMFKPALARGEIQCIGATTLDEYRNSIEKDGALERRFQKVMVEPTNVEETIEILNNIKEKYEDHHNVSYTDEAIAACVKLTSRYMTDRFLPDKAIDALDEAGSRIHIANIEVPQQILDLEKQLEDVKLEKNNVVKKQKYEQAAKLRDDEKKLEKALAEAQEEWHEASKLQRDTVTEENVAEVVSMMTGIPVNRIATKEMKKLKDLDNTITDLVIGQDKAVKQVVKAIQRNRAGLKDPNKPIGSFIFLGQTGVGKTQLAKVLAKELFDSENSLIRVDMSEYMEKFAISRLIGAPPGYVGYEEGGQLTEKVRRKPYSVILLDEIEKAHPDVFNMLLQVLDDGYLTDSLGRKIDFRNSIIIMTSNIGARKLKDFGSGVGFGTAAQKSAEMDNARGVIEGALKKTFAPEFLNRIDDVIIFNALEREDIHKIIDIELAKLFSRIDDLGYNLKLSDKAKDYIADKGFDKQYGARPLKRAIQKYIEDALAEEIVNSQLEEGDSIFMDLDEKANELTVNIEKAKESAE comes from the coding sequence ATGGACGATAATTTTTCACCAAGAGTCAAAGACGTGATCGCCTACAGCAAGGAAGAAGCCCTGCGATTGGGACACGATTTTATAGGAACTGAACATTTAATGCTAGGATTGTTGCGCGATGGAGATGGAAAAGCCATTGAAATTCTCAACAACTTATCTGTTGATCTGGATCACCTGCGTAAAAAGGTTGAGATTCTAAGCCCGGCAAACCCAGGATCAAGCACTACTATCAATGAGAAGAAAAACCTGCATTTAACCAGACAGGCAGAGCGTGCGCTAAAAACCACGTTCCTGGAAGCGAAACTTTTTCAAAGTACATCGATCAATACGGCGCATCTACTATTGTGCATTTTACGCAACGAGAATGACCCGACGACTAAGCTGCTTAACAAGCTTAGAGTAGATTATGATGGAGTCAAGGAAGAGTTTAAGGTACTACTTTCTCAAAGTGATGACAATTATGAAGATCCTCTGGCTTCATCCTTTAGCGATGATGCAGAAGATATGAAGGATGATGGCAAGGAGAATTTGTTTTCACCGTCTGGAGATAAGAAAACGAACAAAAAATCCAAAACACCTGTATTGGATAACTTTGGGCGTGACCTTACTCGCATGGCAGAAGAGGACAAACTGGATCCAGTAGTAGGCCGCGCAGAAGAAATACAGCGTGTTTCCCAGATCCTAAGCCGTCGTAAAAAGAATAACCCGTTACTTATAGGAGAACCTGGAGTTGGAAAAAGCGCCATTGCGGAAGGTCTTGCACTACGCATCATTCAACGTAAGGTTTCTAGGATTCTTTATGACAAGCGAGTGATCACTCTTGATCTTGCGAGTCTTGTAGCTGGAACAAAATATCGTGGCCAGTTTGAAGAGCGTATGAAGGCTGTGATGAATGAGCTTGAAAAGAATGAAGATATCATTCTGTTTATTGATGAAATTCACACTATCGTTGGAGCTGGTGGTGCAGCTGGATCGCTAGATGCGAGCAATATGTTCAAACCTGCGCTGGCACGTGGCGAGATTCAATGTATTGGTGCCACGACACTTGATGAGTACCGTAACAGCATTGAAAAAGATGGAGCGCTAGAACGTCGTTTCCAAAAGGTAATGGTAGAGCCTACTAATGTTGAGGAGACGATTGAGATACTTAACAACATCAAAGAAAAGTATGAAGATCACCACAATGTAAGTTACACTGACGAGGCTATTGCAGCCTGTGTCAAGTTGACCAGCAGATACATGACAGACCGATTCCTGCCAGACAAAGCCATTGATGCTTTGGATGAGGCTGGATCACGCATTCACATTGCAAATATTGAAGTCCCGCAACAGATTCTGGATCTTGAAAAACAACTGGAAGATGTCAAGCTGGAGAAAAACAATGTGGTCAAAAAGCAAAAGTATGAGCAAGCTGCCAAATTAAGAGACGACGAGAAAAAGCTAGAAAAAGCACTCGCCGAGGCTCAAGAAGAATGGCATGAAGCTTCAAAACTACAGCGTGATACCGTAACCGAAGAGAACGTTGCTGAAGTGGTAAGCATGATGACAGGAATTCCTGTAAATCGTATTGCTACTAAAGAAATGAAGAAACTCAAGGATCTTGATAATACGATAACTGATTTAGTCATAGGTCAGGACAAAGCCGTGAAGCAAGTGGTTAAAGCCATACAACGTAACCGTGCAGGATTGAAAGATCCCAATAAGCCTATCGGTTCCTTTATTTTCTTAGGACAAACTGGTGTTGGTAAAACGCAGCTCGCTAAAGTTCTTGCCAAGGAATTATTTGATTCAGAGAACTCACTCATCAGAGTGGATATGAGTGAATACATGGAGAAATTTGCCATATCTCGTTTGATAGGTGCACCTCCAGGATATGTAGGCTATGAAGAAGGTGGACAACTTACCGAGAAAGTTCGTAGAAAACCATACTCTGTCATTCTTCTGGACGAGATTGAAAAAGCGCATCCAGATGTATTCAACATGTTATTACAGGTACTTGATGATGGATACTTGACAGATAGTTTAGGTAGAAAAATCGACTTTAGAAACTCGATCATTATCATGACCTCAAATATTGGGGCTAGAAAATTGAAGGACTTCGGTTCTGGTGTTGGATTTGGTACCGCAGCACAAAAATCTGCAGAGATGGATAACGCTCGCGGTGTGATTGAAGGTGCTTTGAAAAAGACCTTTGCTCCAGAATTCTTGAATAGGATTGATGATGTGATCATTTTCAATGCTTTAGAACGTGAGGATATCCATAAAATCATTGATATTGAATTGGCAAAATTATTCTCTCGCATAGATGATCTAGGCTATAACTTGAAGCTAAGTGACAAAGCCAAAGATTACATTGCCGACAAAGGTTTTGACAAACAATATGGCGCACGACCATTAAAGAGAGCGATACAGAAATATATTGAGGACGCTCTCGCAGAAGAAATCGTGAACAGCCAGTTGGAAGAAGGAGATTCTATTTTCATGGATCTTGATGAGAAAGCCAACGAGCTTACCGTAAATATTGAAAAGGCAAAAGAATCTGCTGAATAA
- the gcvT gene encoding glycine cleavage system aminomethyltransferase GcvT, which produces MKNTALTNVHQALGAKMVPFAGYNMPVQYEGVTIEHHTVRNDVGVFDVSHMGEFIVSGPKALELIQKVSANDASKLVIGRAQYSYLPNETGGIVDDLLIYKIKDEQYLLVVNASNIEKDWNHISKYNDSIGADLRDLSDDYSLLAIQGPKAVEAMQSLTDIDLSAIKYYHFEVAAFAKAEHVIISATGYTGSGGFEIYCKNSEVEQIWNSVLEAGKSYGIKPIGLAARDTLRLEMGFCLYGNDIDDTTSPIEAGLGWVTKFTKDFINSEHLADQKENGVHRKLVGFTMDEKAIPRGGYNITDPEGNPIGMVTSGTMSPSLNVGLGLGYVPSSLGIPDSKIYIQIRKKLVPATVVKLPFYKS; this is translated from the coding sequence ATGAAAAACACCGCTCTCACTAATGTTCATCAAGCGCTAGGCGCAAAAATGGTTCCTTTTGCAGGATACAATATGCCTGTTCAATATGAAGGCGTGACCATCGAACATCATACGGTACGCAATGATGTAGGAGTCTTTGATGTGTCCCACATGGGTGAGTTTATTGTTAGTGGCCCCAAAGCCCTGGAATTGATCCAAAAAGTATCTGCAAACGATGCTTCAAAATTGGTTATAGGTAGAGCTCAATATTCTTATTTACCTAATGAAACTGGCGGCATCGTTGATGATTTACTTATTTACAAGATAAAAGACGAGCAATACCTACTCGTCGTCAACGCATCTAATATCGAGAAGGACTGGAATCACATCTCAAAATACAATGATAGCATAGGTGCAGATTTGAGAGATTTAAGTGATGATTATTCACTGCTTGCCATTCAAGGGCCCAAAGCAGTTGAGGCAATGCAGTCGTTGACAGACATTGATCTTTCTGCCATAAAATATTATCATTTTGAAGTTGCCGCTTTCGCGAAAGCGGAACACGTCATCATCAGCGCCACAGGATACACCGGTAGCGGTGGATTTGAAATTTACTGCAAGAATAGTGAGGTGGAACAAATATGGAATAGTGTGCTGGAAGCAGGTAAAAGTTATGGCATCAAACCCATAGGACTTGCCGCAAGAGATACACTGCGACTTGAAATGGGCTTTTGTCTATATGGAAATGATATAGACGACACCACAAGTCCCATAGAAGCTGGACTAGGTTGGGTAACTAAATTCACCAAGGACTTCATTAATTCTGAACATCTTGCAGACCAAAAAGAAAACGGTGTACATCGCAAACTCGTAGGTTTTACCATGGATGAGAAAGCCATACCTCGCGGTGGATACAATATCACAGATCCTGAGGGCAACCCTATAGGAATGGTGACCAGCGGTACGATGTCTCCTTCTCTAAATGTAGGATTGGGATTAGGCTACGTACCTTCATCTCTAGGTATTCCCGATAGTAAAATCTATATACAGATACGTAAGAAATTAGTACCGGCGACCGTTGTAAAACTTCCTTTCTACAAATCGTAA